The genomic stretch AGCAGAGATCTACTGTTTTATAATGCCTTCAGTGTAAACATTTGAAAGGGTCTGTGCTTTTAATGATCTATAGCAGACAGACCCGGCTATCCTTCTAAACAGATTTTTAAATCATGTTGGCTTAGGGTTTTGGCAGAGCTGGGAGGGACGCCTGTATTATTTTTGGCTCTGTGTTCTGAACTCTTTGTAGGcacatgtaataaaaaaaaattaagtatcAAAACCTTCTGCGCAACACAACGCTGGTTGCCTGTGTATAAGGCACTCTCTAAACACATGGCAGACCAAGAAACAGTCAGCTGCAATAATAAAAGCATACATTTAAACTTTAATATTCGATGAGCAGGTATGGGAGGGTCAGTCATAGCCATTTGATGACATGTTCCACAACATGACACAAGGCTcgcctacattttttttttctttctagttTCTAGATTTTTGCTGTAGATCGATGGCACACCCATCCCATCACAtgtttacaacttttcattgtatttaaaagaTCTTAACGTATAAATAGCTGCTCATCAGATCAAAGCCCTGATCATTCCTGAGCATTCCATTTTAAATCAACTttatctgtttgtttctttatttgggggtgggggtgtatcTTTAATTTTGGAAGCTCAGCTCTATTGCAAAAATCTTAAGGAATAATTCCTTGGTGTAGCATGTTGTTCTGGCTGTGTTGTGCCTCACACTAGTGTCAGCCTTTCTGAAACCCTCTTCTGTATGCTTCTCCATCTCCACAGTAGCTCTCATGCAATTGACATCTTAAATGTCTCCACATACCAACTAAACAGGGAAAATATTGCTATCCATAAGTTTAGTACCTCTTTAGTCTAAGTGTTTGTGTAAAGTAGAAGTGTGCAAAGAAGAAGGGGTAGGAatagtttgtttttatccaGTGTTATTTGCTTTAATCCACTGAAGTACTGCTGTGTCTGAGCTGAGAACAGAGTGGTTTGTTTGAGGAAGAGCAGACAGATTTATTTTACACTGGCAGTGAAATGGCTTTCCTTACACCATTTAGTGACATTAGGAATAAACCCCTAATTGAAAAGGGGGACGTGGCAGGAGCTAAAGACTGGCAGTCCTTCCTTGATTTCATCCATGACTTAAATAGCACATCAGTACATGATCAGTTAGGAAAGTCTCAATTCCACCTGGCACAGATAGACTGGCATCGAAAAGTAGGCTGGCGCCACAGCACATCAAAACCGCCTTTGTTTCCCCACCGTATTGCTTGCAGTTATTGAAGGAAACGACTCTTGTTGCCTATGCTAAGGCAGGAGAGAGACTTCATTATTTATATTGGCATATAATACAGGTATTAGATGAAGCAGGCCGTGCATCGTCAGAGGTGAGAGCTGTGTCGTCCgagatcatttatttgtccTGTTTTCTGCATTcaaaaaacataatattgtattacCGGGCTCTGAAGTGTTCTTTGATAAATGAAGCCAAGTGCCAGTGTGGAAGTATTCAggaatatgtattcatttaaaacgCATTTCTGAACAAAGGGCAACAGTTTTGTCTTGTGGGTATTTAACTAACTACAAATTCATTCAAATTTGATGCACTTTAAATACTGTATTACATAGTGGTTTGTCAGTGATGTCATGGAATTTGGTGTCTGTATGCAAATAAAAGCCACACTTACATTTTTGTAAGTTGTATTTTATGATGGTTATTGTTTTGTCAATTTTAAGAGTTGATTTACATTTTCCTTAAGTACTCAGTGATTTACTGTGTTGTGGCAAAGTCACCTAGACAGTTCAGGGGTGTGTAGGATACATTCTGTTTTGCTGAAAAAAGCCCAGACTACCAGCCATGTTCAATCAGCATATCAAGATGCATCTTGCAACTTTTCTCATATTCTCATCCTTAAGACTAGCCATTAGAATTCACTCTTTCATCCATATAGACAGGGCTGCTTGGCTCAATAACTCTTGtatatcaatttaatttaatccataTTGTTTGCTAACTGCTGGAGATGATCACAGGCATTTAGAAACTGCAGATGGCTTACAGATGTACACCATTtgaattacttttttaaattattttatcatGGCATTATTATAGTTctgtacatttgtgtgtgtttgtgtctctctgtctctgtcatttacttatttattttatcccctctccaaaaaaaaagaatgctACCGATAGCTCTTCAAACTCTTCCCAGAAGAAGGATCACTCTATGCAGGCGCTGGCCTCCCCTAATTTCTGTGAAGCCCGAAGACATCGCTGCATCCTGGGCCACTTACATGACCATTACAGCACCGCGGACCACTACCTTCTGGATCAGGTCAGTGCCGTCCACTGAGAGCAGACCGTAACACGCAGCGTCTGCCGGATGTCTCCGTGTGTTTGTGACGCCGATCCCTCCATAGAGACGCATGCCCCTCACATGTATTCATCAAGCTGTGGGGTCCTGCCTTTGATCTGTGGGGAGATCTGGTAAAATTATATGCACTATTGTGAGGAGAGTACTGGACCGTTCACAGCAACTTAAAAGCATAGACATTTTTCTAAACTCAAAGAGAAACCACAGGACGCTCTGTGTAACGGCGTCCTGGGTTTCTGTTCAGCAATACCTGCTCGGACACaatatgtaaagaaaacaaaaatgcttgtCTGCTAATTGATATGGCACTGTTAATAAGAGAGATTCCAGTTTTGCATTGTAACTGGTTACCATTGAGCAACTTCCAAAATCCATTGTTTTCGCTCAGTTgttgaaataaatgcatttcgGTTGCAAGATTTCAGTGAGGGAATGTAAAGTAGAATGAAAATCTGTCAATTCAAACATTTACTTGTACAAACAGTCATTTGCAATGCTTGTTCAGAAAAAGTGTGTTCAGGTATACTAATGGATTAAACCTCTCTCATTTATACCTTTGTACATCacattacaaaaaatgtaagGAAAGTGCAAGAATATAGTTGCTAGGAATTATGGGTGAAACTTTCCGaactgctgaaaaatgcttgagcCCCATACTAGTTCTGCAGAGCTAtgtgtaggttttttttttttttttttacacgcCAGAAATTTGAAATTGTGGCCTTTTTTCCCTTTCAGTCTGTGCCTAAACTTCCGCGTCACGTCAGCTTCCAGGACGACGACGAGGAGATTGTGCGCATCAACCCTCGAGAGAAGACCTGGTTGACGGGCTACGAGGACTACAGACACGCGGCCGTGAGGGAGAAGTTCATTGACCCCGAGGACGTAGACTCCTATGTACAGTTTGCCAAAAGCGAGGCTTCAAAGCACGACTATAACTACCCCTACGTGCCCAATTCTGACTTGAGTCACAAGGATCTGAAGGGCGGCGGGGGAGTGGTGAACACACAGCCTCGATCCTTCAAATCCAAGTCCCGGCGGAGGAAGGAGGATGGGGAGCGCTCGCGGTGCGTGTACTGCAGGGACATGTTCAATCACGAGGAGAACGGCCGGGGCCAGTGCCAGGACGCTCCCGACCCCATACGAACCTGCATCCACAGGGTCAGCTTCATGTGGTGCGCGGACAGTTTGCTTTACCACTGCATGTCGGACCCTGAGGGGGACTATTCGGATCCCTGCTCCTGTGACACCAGCGACGACCGGTTCTGCCTGCGCTGGCTGGCGCTGGTCACCCTGTCCTTCCTGGCGCCATGTATGTGCTGTTACCTGCCACTGCGTGCCTGTTACCAGTGCGGCGTGGCGTGCAGGTGTTGTGGAGGGAAGCATAAAGCCGTGGGgtgatttttcttgtttttcttcggTTTTATCTTTTCTGAATTCCAGATGGGGGGGGTGAATAATTTGGAGCTTATTGGCTTTGGGTTTTTATAAACTCTGAGGGGACGTTTCTCTCACCTCAGCCTCTAGCAAAAGAAATTCCCAGTTCTTTGGGCCTCTAGTGCCACCATGTCATGCATTATAAAGGACTAACCAATGATTACTCATTTATATGTAAACAGGTactttatatttttacactgaTTTGTTTTAAGAACTTgaattcttttttatgttgagTGTGGTTGATGTGAgcataattttagtttttgttcttttgcCATAGCTTgccaagtaaaaaaacaaaaaaaacaaaaaaacattttccttcTGCAAGCCATGGCACTGACACTAAACTGGCAtaattccccccctccctccaaaaaacaaaaccagaaatgacaacaacaacaaaatgattCACCTGAGACACTTAACCTGTAGTTGGgtggattgtgtgtgtatgttgtaaTTGCATACATGTGCTTGTATGGAAGTGGAATGGTAACAATGTATCATAGCATAACATTCTTGTTACTGTACTGAAGCCAAAATTACAACCTAAGCTGcagcatatatgtgtgtgtgtgtgtgtatgtatatatatatatatatgtatatatacatacatacatatatatgtgtatatccaCCATAATTTCTTATTTACAGGTAGACTTCAATATCCGTcataagatttattttttttattttgtttttttcctcttacTGGTTTAAAAGAAAGCCTTAGGCATTTTAAGGTGTGATGTTTAATATCCAAAGATACAGAcaacctttatttttattttattcttcacTAAACTGAGACACCAGCCAAAGGGAATGGGGGCAAAATATAATGTCATATAGTATAAGCACAGCCATGAATATGAAGAGATTGTCAGTAAGAAGGAAGGTCAATCTACACTAAGCCCACTCGTGTTTTTAAAGGTGCTGTTCGGTTTGTTGTTAAAGACAAAAACActaaaatgtaaatttgaattaagTAATCAACTCTGAGCCCTGTTGCACATCGCAGTAGCCCACACGCAGTCTGTTCAGAACCAGTCTGTGCAGACCTAAAACTTATTAAAATCATTAACATGCATACTGCAGTTTAACTGTGATGAAAGCGACTGACCACCATTTTTAGAAGTTTTAAAAGCACTCACATCAATTGAAAAATTACTTGTGAAGGGTGCTCATTTGTAAGGCGTTTTGCCAAATCCAGCATGCTTTGTTTCTATTAGACAGTCCCTGGAGAACTGAAGATGTGAAATATGCCTTTAACTTATTAGAAACAGGATTGGATCTGACTTGTAGCTCCCTTCATAAACCAATACTAACTGTGTTGGTGGCAGTAGTGGCATGAAACTCTTCCCAGTGGTGCGAGTCTTCACAGAGTACTGCCAGTCCGTGAGGGAGAGCCAAACACATATTTTACCCATGTTCTAAGCTTTTAATTAGCTTGAAAAGAGTATTTTTCTAATATATTTCAATGATAGCAGTTCTAGCTAATAGCATAGTACAATCTGACATTCTGAGGTAGCCAGCAGTGACCTGTTGAAGCTGGCTCTGCTTTTCTGCATTGAGATTGCCAATGGCAATGTGCCCTTTCCCTATTGTCCATTAAAATGGGTCTTAAATTCAGACAAGGAACCCCCCTAATATATATTGAATTACTTGTCAGCTTTTTGATTATGTAACTGTACCAGTTTTGCATCGTATTCAGACACTTGCAAGGTGCGTGTAACCATTGAGTTCTCCAGCTCATTTTGTAAACCTATTTTGTAGCTTGTGCTGCTTCTGGTGTTAGGTTTAAATATTGGTTATTAAAGAAAGGGATGGAATAGGTAGTCAATAAGGgtgacaaataatatatatatatatacatatatatatatacatatatatatatatacatatatatatatatatatatatatatatatatatatatatatatatatatatatatatatatatatatatatatatatatatatgcatgcatgcaaTATATTTGATAGAAACACAAACCAGCCTCGAGTAAATCTACCCTATAACCTTACCTGTAGGATGACTATAAGGTTTTTATCTATATAAGAAGCACAACACtaatacaacattttataaatattgtgCAAGTCACTCTGATGTGCCCCAAAGCTTGTTGTCATGTATACACCAGTATGCACTTAAGGCCTTTATGTCCTGGTGTAAATCTGTATTGAAAGCTCTCGCTGTACTTGCACTCTAGTCTATGAAATGGTGATGGAAATGTGGGGAAGGCTGATGGACTCTTGTATATACCAGTTCTCATTGTGTTTCCCAGTCTCAAGGTCTCCAGTGTGTATTGTCACCCTAGTCAGCTTTGCAATACTGGCATCATACATTGTTAGAGaataattaaattttatttttgtatctgtgGTAAGGAAGTTAACCAAAAGCGTTTTCATCTGTCTGGTGCACAGTCTAGCTAATGCACACATTTAACTATTAAAAGAAAGTGCCTGAAGCATACTGTACATTTACTATCTCCTTATATACTAAAAAAGAATAAAATGAACCCTGTTGTAttgattagttttgttttttacaataaGCATTTTTACCtctgtaaaaagcaaaaaatatatatatatcaagtgTATGATGTACATTTTtagttctatttttttttattgtttctaaTATGTATGATCAATGTAGctcttgctttaaaaaaaaaaaaaaaaaaaaaaaaagaatcaaaaaagaaaacaaatgtactgTGTAAATACCAATACATCATATCGAAATACCAGATCAATGGCTTGGCCAGTACGTAATTCTTCTACATTTGTGTCATATGACATGTTATGTCTGCTTGAAATGTATTATGGCAGATAAGAGGGTAAAATAAaagtgaaaggaaaaaaaaaagttaaaacccTTTGCTTCGGTGGTAAAGATACATAATGTTTTTGACTGTTAGTTTGTGAACCACTCGGTCAGGCTTCCTTTCATGGAAAAGGTTCTTCTACATTTTAGTTCGTACGTTCCACTATTTCGCCAATACCTCCAGGGAAGAAATAATCTCATGGGCCTGGCTTTAAAGGATAATTGGTGCAGAGGGTTGGGAATTCACTGCAGGGTGAAAGCATTTAGTaatcaaatatatttgtttggCAGGAGAATTACAGTATGATGCAcacccataaaaaaaaaaaattatatatatatatatatatatatatatatatatatatatatatatatatataatttggcaGAAACTAACCTGAACATTTTCTCTTCTGTCTAACAGGCTAGGTTTGCCTTTTACTGGTGTACATACCCTGCTACTGGGAGTCTGAAAGTCATGGAAGGCATTAAGTAGTTTCACTTTGTTTGTTTCAGGAAAAGGATATGGAAGATAATCTGCACAAAAAAGCAGGAGAGGAGGGGGTAGTCAAGGTCCCTTAAGGCTTTGCGTGGGCTGGCGCTTGGTGACTGAATACTATCGAGCTCCACATGTgcaagcatttaaaaaatagtttCTCCTCCTAATGAGGTCACTTAAAGTGGGGATTGAAATGGAGCAAACTAAACCATATCCCTGCCTCGTCCTCTTGAAGTGACGGAGCTTTAAACCTCTGCAGAAGGAATCTGGTTTTGTTAATATAATCTTGGCCTTAAATGTGTGGCATTTGGAAGCAAGTGAAGACATCGGTGCACATTTATACACCTGAGGTGCAAatcctgcatgtgtgtgtggtgtgtgtgtggtgtgtgtgtggtgtgtgtggtgtgtgtgtggtgtgtgtgtggtgtgtgtgtggtgtgtgtgtgtgtgtgtgtggttttctcTGCTTCAGGCGCTTTTGAGATGTCATTCATTAACTGTTTTGCTGATCCTGGTGCTGCTCTCACACTTCCTGTTGACCGCAGCATTGATCTACTGGATTGCCCAGACCGCCAGAGGGCTCGACATCACACTCCTTGGGCGATCTGTGGTCGTGTCCTAGCTTTTGAGTCCCCGTTTAATGTGTGATGGTAAAGCACTGATGTTTTCTGTTGCAATACTCATCCCCTCAAAATAAAATTGTACAGTTTTGTTAATCCTTCCTAAATGTTATGTCTACGTAGAAAAACTCAGGTAAAGGTAACTGCAGATAGTTTAGACCTACGAAGTGCCCGCTCTGGTACTCTGAAGGAATACTAAAGGGTTTGTGTGATTGACAGAAACCGGTGTTTTCTGGTTGCATCCTCTTTCAGGATACCACGATTCGCAATTAAGTTATTGCGGGCGGGCCAGCCTACAATCTGCTAACCGAAGACTGCAATTACAGCATGGCAGCAGAGACAAAGGGTCCTCTTATAAGACTGGCTCCAACCTCCGTCCACTTGATGAAGACAAATGGCATCTCTGCCAGCTTTAATAGCACACCCTATTCCACAGACCCCTCTCAAGGATATGGAAGCTGCAGATGTGGAGCCAAAATTACAAACACCCCCACCCCGCCGCCACATCTGTTTTGGCCCGGCACAGTTATTTCTGTAAGATTTCCTTTGGAGAGAACACTGTGGTACACAAATCAGGATGTTATTGTGTGTAGATAACAGCAGCCTCCGCTTCCTCGGATGGGTAGGAAGAAAAATTCCCACCGTATAGGAGTCGGCATTGTCTCACCGCCTTCATTTATTATGGTTTATTATATCACCGTAACGTCAGCGCACTCACCCACGGCATGAAAAAAATGTTGATAATTGTTCTTGTCTGGAAacatatgaatatatttaatataatttatgcCCGTAACCAAATTGTGTTTGTAAGAGAATAGATTTGTGAATGGAGAACTTAAAACGGAAAAAACTTGACTATTGTATTATTCTATTATATTCTGTTGTATAAATATTCATGATGTGGACCTGTCCTCAATCCTGGCTCTAGCTCGAATGGCACACCACTCAATCCCAATGAGTTTCCAGTGTAGACCACAGATTACAAAGCTGACATGACATCAAAATTACATCATCTGTTGCCAAAACCCGACTTAACCAAGTTAACCCACTGGTTTTCAGTAAAGTCTGCGCCTCTCATGACGAAAGCGtttaaaccaacaacaaaaaagggcTGCCAGCAGATTTTCCGTCATGTTGCTCCCAAACATCCTGACGGCCCCCAAACGTAAtgatgtcatttaaaaaaaaaaaaatcacatcggTGGCAATAATGCCGTTGCTTTTTGGTACCAGGCTCAATCTTAACTCCCCAGGCCTGCATCTTCGCATGTCACCGACCATCACGGAGGagaattattaaaatgcaattgtTTATCCAGCCCAAATTCAAACGCATCAAAGTTCGTTTTGATTCAATTATGACTTGAAAAAGACGTCTAGTTACACTTGACAGATCTATTCAGGCCTCATTTAAATAGGCCCCAGATTGTCTGCCTGCTCCTTTTGTTTACATGGATGAAATCTGAAACAAATGTGAACATGATACCCCTCTGTCCCACCACTCCTTAGGAAGGCAGCTCTATACGAGACAGAGCAATGTGCGCTATTCTCTTGC from Amia ocellicauda isolate fAmiCal2 chromosome 23, fAmiCal2.hap1, whole genome shotgun sequence encodes the following:
- the spred2b gene encoding sprouty-related, EVH1 domain-containing protein 2, producing the protein MTEETHPDDDSYIVRVKAVVMTRDDSSGGWLAQEGGGLSRVGVCKVIHTELGGKSDFLILGERLKDKQVILECFLKKDLIYTKATPTFHHWKVDNKKCGLTFQSPADARAFDRGVRKAIEDLTEGSTTSSSTIQNEAEVGDDDVFTNATDSSSNSSQKKDHSMQALASPNFCEARRHRCILGHLHDHYSTADHYLLDQSVPKLPRHVSFQDDDEEIVRINPREKTWLTGYEDYRHAAVREKFIDPEDVDSYVQFAKSEASKHDYNYPYVPNSDLSHKDLKGGGGVVNTQPRSFKSKSRRRKEDGERSRCVYCRDMFNHEENGRGQCQDAPDPIRTCIHRVSFMWCADSLLYHCMSDPEGDYSDPCSCDTSDDRFCLRWLALVTLSFLAPCMCCYLPLRACYQCGVACRCCGGKHKAVG